The Candidatus Koribacter versatilis Ellin345 genome has a segment encoding these proteins:
- a CDS encoding proline dehydrogenase family protein, whose amino-acid sequence MLRAVFIGLSENKSLRHFAESSAMGRRMSSRFAAGLEVKDAVAAAKKLNAMGATVSIDNLGENVTNAAEARESAKLYHDMLDELSKDGLKANISLKLTHMGLDVDPALCHDLVSELVDHAVKIDNFVRIDMEGSPYTQKTLDFVHELHRIPGHSGHVGAVIQSYMRRAEADVEKLLSERIRIRLCKGAYKEPADIAFQQKSEVDANYVKLAKTLIKSGVYHGIATHDENIINELKQFAKAESIPASAFEFQMLYGVRRGLQEQLIKEGWGLRVYVPFGTEWYPYFMRRLAERPANALFIAKNMFRN is encoded by the coding sequence ATGTTAAGAGCCGTCTTTATCGGGCTATCCGAGAACAAATCCCTGCGTCATTTTGCCGAGAGCTCGGCGATGGGCCGCCGCATGTCATCGCGCTTTGCGGCTGGACTGGAAGTAAAAGATGCCGTCGCGGCAGCGAAGAAGCTGAATGCGATGGGCGCCACCGTGAGCATCGATAACCTCGGCGAGAACGTGACCAACGCCGCCGAAGCACGCGAGAGTGCAAAGCTCTATCACGACATGCTCGATGAGCTTTCGAAGGACGGACTGAAGGCGAACATCAGTTTGAAGCTGACCCACATGGGACTGGATGTGGACCCGGCGCTTTGCCACGACCTGGTCTCCGAGCTGGTGGACCACGCGGTGAAGATCGACAATTTCGTCCGCATTGATATGGAAGGCTCACCCTACACGCAAAAGACACTCGACTTCGTACATGAGCTGCATCGGATTCCTGGGCACTCGGGACATGTGGGCGCGGTGATCCAGTCTTATATGCGGCGCGCAGAAGCTGACGTCGAGAAGCTGTTGTCGGAGCGGATTCGCATACGCCTGTGCAAGGGAGCTTACAAAGAGCCGGCGGACATCGCATTCCAGCAGAAGTCGGAAGTGGATGCGAACTATGTGAAGCTCGCCAAGACACTGATCAAGAGCGGCGTGTATCACGGGATCGCGACGCACGATGAGAACATCATCAACGAACTGAAACAGTTCGCGAAGGCAGAGAGCATTCCGGCTTCGGCGTTTGAGTTCCAGATGCTTTATGGCGTGCGGCGCGGCTTGCAGGAACAGCTGATTAAAGAAGGCTGGGGACTGCGGGTGTACGTACCATTCGGGACGGAGTGGTATCCGTACTTTATGCGGCGACTGGCGGAACGTCCGGCGAACGCGTTGTTTATCGCTAAGAATATGTTCCGGAATTAG
- a CDS encoding SirB1 family protein, whose translation MGTRSVTEEFIALVRAEIEDDRIDLLHASLTIARTEYPNLDIRNYVTRVEALASKVRSRLSPEASTIETVNTLNHVMFHEMNFRGNREDYYDPRNSFLNDVIERRLGIPITMSVLYMEVARRVGLPLVGVGMPGHFLLKVYDVEGRQILIDPFNNGSMLNASECEQRMKEIYAGEVRFKPEFLLPVSRRQILTRMLNNLRHIYMTVRQFRKTLAIVDLVVAIYPRSPEDVKQRAMLRFSVGQLAGSLRDLEQYLKMSPDGSDVDELKHMAMSIRKTMATWN comes from the coding sequence GTGGGGACGAGGTCGGTTACTGAGGAGTTTATTGCGCTCGTCCGCGCGGAGATCGAAGACGATCGCATTGACCTTCTGCACGCTTCGCTGACCATCGCGCGCACCGAATATCCCAATCTCGACATTCGCAACTACGTCACGCGCGTCGAGGCGCTCGCTTCGAAGGTGCGCAGCCGGCTCTCGCCGGAAGCTTCGACAATTGAGACGGTCAATACACTCAACCATGTGATGTTCCACGAGATGAACTTCCGCGGCAACCGCGAGGACTACTACGACCCGCGCAATTCATTTCTCAATGATGTGATCGAGCGGCGCCTGGGGATTCCGATCACGATGTCGGTCCTTTATATGGAAGTGGCGCGGCGCGTGGGATTGCCGCTGGTGGGCGTCGGCATGCCGGGACATTTTCTGTTGAAGGTGTACGACGTTGAGGGCCGGCAGATTCTGATTGATCCTTTCAATAACGGCTCGATGCTGAATGCATCGGAGTGCGAGCAGCGGATGAAGGAAATCTACGCCGGGGAAGTGCGGTTCAAGCCGGAGTTTCTGCTGCCGGTGAGCCGCCGCCAGATCCTGACACGCATGCTGAATAATCTGCGGCACATTTATATGACGGTGCGGCAGTTCCGGAAGACATTGGCGATTGTCGACCTGGTGGTGGCGATTTATCCGCGCTCGCCGGAGGATGTGAAGCAGCGCGCCATGTTGCGGTTCAGCGTGGGGCAGTTGGCGGGATCGTTACGCGATCTTGAGCAATATTTGAAGATGAGCCCGGATGGGTCGGATGTGGATGAACTCAAGCACATGGCGATGAGTATTCGGAAGACGATGGCGACGTGGAATTAG
- a CDS encoding DUF3106 domain-containing protein produces the protein MRSATQFAMVLVAALPLWAGQQHPAAPQHAAPPPHQSAPQHQQVHQERQAEHQQMRQERQAQHAPMYATPRSYSTPNQAPHTPPNTYERPANSSVPHPPENSARSAQAQSVPRPPQATQHDVPRPPLNQSPKPMVGNVQSSVPHPPTIGTPRDVHSGNQPHSGDFLRRYSTMPEQQRQHALESDPNFKKLPPQQQQHYKTQLNQFNSKTPQQQQKIVNRMDAWGHLNDAQKQQARATYGQLKSMPADRQQQVNSAYRRLRGMPPSARQQVMNSPDFQNKYTPQERDVIKNMTDINSSLPHQP, from the coding sequence ATGCGGAGCGCCACACAATTCGCGATGGTCCTGGTCGCTGCCCTCCCTCTGTGGGCGGGCCAGCAGCACCCGGCCGCTCCGCAACACGCCGCGCCGCCTCCGCACCAATCCGCTCCACAGCATCAGCAGGTACATCAGGAGCGTCAGGCCGAACATCAGCAGATGCGCCAGGAACGCCAGGCGCAGCATGCACCGATGTACGCGACGCCGCGCTCGTACTCCACGCCAAACCAGGCGCCTCACACTCCGCCGAACACCTACGAACGCCCGGCAAACTCTTCGGTGCCGCATCCGCCAGAGAATTCTGCCCGTTCGGCGCAGGCGCAGTCGGTGCCTCGTCCGCCGCAGGCAACGCAGCATGATGTTCCTCGACCGCCGCTAAACCAGTCGCCCAAACCAATGGTCGGCAATGTGCAGTCGTCGGTTCCACATCCGCCCACAATCGGTACTCCGCGCGACGTCCATAGCGGCAACCAGCCGCACTCCGGAGACTTTCTACGCCGTTACAGCACAATGCCGGAACAGCAGCGTCAGCATGCGCTCGAGAGCGATCCCAACTTCAAGAAACTGCCCCCGCAACAGCAGCAGCACTACAAAACGCAGTTGAATCAGTTCAACAGCAAGACGCCGCAGCAGCAGCAAAAGATCGTCAATCGTATGGACGCCTGGGGCCATCTCAACGACGCGCAGAAACAGCAGGCGCGCGCCACCTATGGCCAGTTGAAGTCCATGCCTGCCGACCGCCAGCAGCAGGTCAACAGCGCCTATAGACGCTTGCGTGGAATGCCGCCCTCAGCGCGTCAACAGGTCATGAACAGCCCTGACTTCCAGAACAAGTACACGCCGCAGGAACGCGATGTCATCAAGAACATGACCGACATCAACAGTAGCCTGCCGCACCAACCCTGA
- a CDS encoding anti-sigma factor family protein, translated as MFELMTAEAPLAPEVHQHLTGCPACTAELAEMKQTMALMDEWQAPEPSPFFDTRLKALLREEKAKAAEKKVSIFDWFRKPAMAAAAALALVIGAGVYGTIQIRDKQNPGNPQVVASDPVIQDLQTLDKDQEVINNFAALDDDPTNDDQSAGTAE; from the coding sequence ATGTTCGAGTTAATGACAGCGGAAGCTCCGCTGGCGCCCGAGGTGCACCAGCATCTCACGGGCTGTCCCGCGTGCACGGCTGAGCTGGCAGAGATGAAACAGACGATGGCGTTGATGGACGAGTGGCAAGCACCTGAGCCATCGCCGTTCTTCGATACGCGGCTAAAGGCCCTGCTCCGTGAGGAGAAGGCCAAAGCCGCGGAGAAGAAAGTCTCGATCTTCGACTGGTTCCGCAAGCCCGCGATGGCCGCCGCGGCGGCACTCGCACTCGTAATCGGCGCAGGTGTTTACGGCACCATTCAGATTCGCGATAAGCAGAACCCTGGCAATCCGCAGGTCGTCGCATCCGATCCGGTAATCCAGGACCTTCAGACGCTCGACAAAGATCAGGAAGTAATTAACAACTTCGCCGCGTTGGACGATGATCCAACCAACGACGATCAAAGCGCCGGAACAGCCGAGTAG
- a CDS encoding RNA polymerase sigma factor produces the protein MALEPVVLEQLSDAEVMLRVAQGDDAAFDYLVDKFRRPIISFMYRTTHNQATAEELAQEVFLRVYRSRESYEASAKFTTWLYRIATNLAVNNARDTKHERAEAQVSLDEPDEESGSTMDVADSRPTVEQEILRNERMTAIRKVVEGLPERQRMAVLMHKYQNMDYKEIAAVLKLSESATKSLLFRAYESLRESLKQYL, from the coding sequence ATGGCATTAGAGCCCGTTGTGCTGGAGCAACTGAGCGACGCAGAAGTCATGCTTCGCGTTGCGCAGGGCGACGACGCCGCCTTCGACTACCTCGTCGATAAGTTCCGCCGGCCGATCATCAGTTTCATGTATCGGACCACCCACAATCAGGCCACTGCTGAAGAGTTAGCGCAGGAAGTATTCTTGCGCGTGTATCGCTCTCGCGAGAGCTATGAGGCGAGCGCGAAGTTCACTACCTGGCTTTATCGCATTGCGACTAACCTGGCCGTGAACAACGCCCGCGACACCAAGCACGAGCGCGCCGAGGCCCAGGTAAGCCTCGACGAGCCAGACGAAGAGAGCGGGAGCACAATGGATGTCGCGGACAGCCGTCCGACGGTGGAGCAGGAAATCCTCCGCAACGAACGGATGACGGCGATCCGCAAAGTAGTAGAAGGTCTGCCGGAGCGGCAACGCATGGCAGTGCTCATGCATAAGTATCAGAATATGGATTACAAAGAGATCGCCGCAGTTCTGAAGTTGAGCGAGTCGGCGACCAAATCATTACTCTTCCGCGCCTATGAAAGTTTGCGCGAGAGCTTGAAGCAGTACTTATAG
- a CDS encoding CHASE2 domain-containing protein: MMHDVKRIAKVVAVKAMRLFALVPAWEVDAVIAVVVTAGALALYLAVARYQERTGFSFIGNIELRSLDARFEMRGSRQTDLDIVIIGVDEKTLRKTGYPIPRRAYASLVNKLASAGCKVIGFDLDFPTAENNSALDVLNRLKGQAGAHTSPEFMSEIDNQIASSDNDAAFGEAVAKAGNVILGHVFLDSQQKAQSLSSQEAEDYYKLLWDHPFPQTHPYPDGANFSPADAFMRQKGNTVFGVEPNIAKIAERAKSIGYLDTVFDADGTIRRVPLLIYYKDLDFVPPIEIEMLRYLENISIDDSNAFIGQSGVHEIRLGAHAIHPAKDGTALINYAGPYKTYPHYSLADVLTGEVSPATFHNKIVFVGPTAKGMGDMRITPFSTPEAAYMGVEIHANVLDNLLHSENPRRGFLKRGTREETVDLVVILLFGIGGGILFAKTPPLRAGIAALSILGGFAAVAFIVFALFGMWIYVVIPAATVVIDYAAISSYRMIFEEREKRKVRKTFERYVAPGVIKLIEENPEKYFRTGGEMRELTVMFSDIRGFTEISEGLTPDELVHLLNRYLGDMTGVIFESLGTLDKYIGDAIMAFWGSPVPQSDHAYRACETALKMSVALNDLNQRLTHEGKKTLKIGIGINSGQMNVGNMGSEFRFAWTVMGDNVNLASRLEGQTKAYKTMRLITEFTYEEVKDQMVCRQLDVIRVQGKEKPVAIYELMDFVRSKDQYEDLLAHFNAARDAYIRQSWSEAITLFEGLLERYPEDGPSIVLLDRCKEFRVSPPSRDWDGVYTTKKEAVH, from the coding sequence ATGATGCACGACGTCAAAAGGATCGCGAAGGTTGTCGCCGTAAAGGCGATGCGCCTGTTCGCGCTCGTTCCCGCGTGGGAAGTGGATGCGGTAATCGCCGTGGTGGTGACGGCGGGAGCGCTGGCGCTCTACCTGGCGGTAGCGCGGTACCAGGAGCGTACGGGCTTTTCATTCATCGGGAATATCGAACTACGCTCGCTGGATGCGCGCTTTGAAATGCGTGGCTCCCGACAGACCGATTTGGACATCGTCATCATTGGAGTGGATGAAAAGACTCTACGGAAGACGGGATATCCGATTCCTCGTCGTGCCTACGCATCATTGGTGAACAAGCTCGCAAGCGCCGGCTGCAAAGTCATCGGATTCGACTTGGATTTTCCGACAGCAGAAAACAACTCGGCCCTTGATGTTCTGAACCGGCTGAAGGGGCAGGCTGGCGCGCACACATCGCCGGAGTTCATGAGTGAAATCGACAATCAGATCGCGTCCTCAGATAACGACGCTGCGTTCGGCGAAGCCGTAGCTAAGGCAGGAAACGTCATTCTCGGGCACGTCTTTCTCGACAGCCAGCAGAAGGCGCAGTCGTTGTCTTCTCAGGAAGCGGAAGACTATTACAAGCTCCTCTGGGACCATCCGTTTCCGCAGACCCATCCGTATCCGGACGGAGCGAACTTCTCGCCTGCCGATGCGTTCATGCGACAAAAGGGCAACACGGTCTTCGGAGTCGAGCCGAACATTGCGAAAATCGCCGAACGCGCGAAGTCGATTGGTTATTTGGATACGGTGTTCGACGCCGACGGTACGATTCGGCGAGTACCGCTCCTGATCTACTACAAAGACCTGGATTTCGTGCCCCCTATCGAAATCGAAATGTTGCGTTATCTCGAGAATATCTCGATTGACGATTCAAACGCATTCATCGGGCAGTCTGGCGTCCATGAAATCAGACTGGGGGCGCACGCCATCCATCCTGCCAAGGACGGCACGGCCCTCATCAACTATGCCGGTCCTTACAAGACGTATCCGCACTATTCGCTGGCCGATGTCCTGACGGGAGAAGTCTCGCCAGCGACCTTCCATAACAAGATTGTGTTCGTGGGTCCCACGGCAAAAGGCATGGGCGATATGCGTATCACGCCATTTTCCACGCCGGAAGCCGCTTACATGGGAGTCGAAATCCACGCCAACGTTTTGGATAACCTCCTGCACAGCGAAAATCCGCGCCGTGGTTTCCTGAAGCGCGGAACGCGTGAAGAGACGGTCGACCTTGTCGTGATCCTGTTGTTTGGCATAGGCGGCGGCATTCTCTTCGCGAAGACGCCTCCGTTGCGCGCCGGCATCGCGGCTCTGTCAATTCTTGGTGGTTTTGCAGCGGTCGCGTTCATTGTTTTTGCTCTGTTCGGCATGTGGATTTACGTTGTGATTCCCGCCGCAACCGTCGTCATCGACTACGCTGCGATTTCCAGCTACCGCATGATCTTTGAAGAGCGCGAAAAGCGGAAAGTCCGCAAGACTTTCGAGCGTTACGTCGCGCCGGGCGTCATCAAGCTGATCGAAGAGAATCCTGAAAAGTATTTCCGTACTGGCGGCGAGATGCGCGAGTTGACGGTGATGTTCTCGGACATCCGCGGATTCACCGAGATCTCTGAAGGCCTGACGCCGGATGAACTGGTGCATTTGCTCAATCGCTACCTCGGCGACATGACGGGCGTGATCTTCGAATCCCTCGGCACCCTCGATAAGTACATTGGCGACGCCATCATGGCGTTCTGGGGATCGCCGGTGCCGCAGTCGGACCATGCGTATCGCGCGTGCGAGACCGCACTGAAGATGAGCGTTGCCCTCAACGATCTGAACCAGCGACTGACGCATGAAGGCAAGAAGACGCTGAAGATCGGCATTGGCATTAACAGTGGCCAGATGAACGTCGGCAACATGGGTTCCGAATTCCGTTTCGCCTGGACGGTGATGGGCGACAACGTGAACCTCGCCTCTCGTTTGGAAGGCCAGACCAAGGCGTACAAGACGATGCGGCTGATTACGGAATTCACCTATGAAGAGGTGAAGGACCAGATGGTCTGCCGCCAACTCGATGTGATCCGCGTACAGGGCAAGGAAAAGCCCGTTGCCATTTACGAGCTGATGGATTTCGTTCGCAGCAAGGACCAATACGAAGACTTGCTGGCGCACTTCAACGCTGCGCGCGATGCCTATATCCGGCAGTCGTGGAGCGAGGCGATCACATTGTTTGAAGGGCTGCTGGAGCGGTATCCGGAAGATGGGCCGTCGATCGTGCTCCTGGATCGTTGCAAAGAGTTTCGAGTTTCGCCGCCATCGCGCGATTGGGATGGCGTTTATACGACGAAGAAGGAAGCAGTGCATTAA